One segment of Solanum stenotomum isolate F172 chromosome 1, ASM1918654v1, whole genome shotgun sequence DNA contains the following:
- the LOC125844535 gene encoding ruBisCO large subunit-binding protein subunit beta, chloroplastic yields MASTFAGMSSAGPLAAPSTSSNKLSSVANISSTSFGSKRNVALRKSRRQTILAAAKELHFNKDGSAIKKLQNGVNKLADLVGVTLGPKGRNVVLESKYGAPKIVNDGVTVAREVELEDPVENIGAKLVRQAAAKTNDLAGDGTTTSVVLAQGLIAEGVKVVAAGANPVLITRGIEKTAKALVAELKNMSKEVEDSELADVAAVSAGNNLEVGSMIAEAMSKVGRKGVVTLEEGKSAENSLRVVEGMQFDRGYVSPYFVTDSEKMSVEYENCKLLLVDKKITNARDLVNVLEDAIRNGYPILIIAEDIEQEALATLVVNKLRGALKVAALKAPGFGERKSQYLDDIATLTGGTVIREELGLTLDKADKEVLGHAAKVVLTKDATTIVGDGSTQEAVNKRVAQIKNLIEAADQDYEKEKLNERIAKLSGGVAVIQVGAQTETELKEKKLRVEDALNATKAAVEEGIVVGGGCTLLRLAAKVDAIKGTLANDEEKVGADIVKRALSYPLKLIAKNAGVNGSVVSEKVLSSDDPKFGYNAATGNYEDLMAAGIIDPTKVVRCCLEHAASVAKTFLMSDCVVVEIKEPEAAVAGNPMDNSGYGY; encoded by the exons ATGGCATCTACTTTTGCTGGTATGTCCTCAGCAGGTCCCTTGGCTGCTCCCAGCACTTCCTCAAACAAGCTTTCCTCTGTTGCTAATATATCTTCCACCTCTTTCGGGAGCAAAAGAAATGTTGCACTAAGAAAGTCACGCAGGCAGACAATTTTGGCTGCAGCTAAAGAGTTGCACTTCAACAAGGATGGGTCAGCTATCAAGAAGCTACAG AATGGTGTGAACAAACTTGCTGATCTAGTTGGAGTTACTCTTGGCCCAAAAGGCAGGAATGTTGTCCTTGAGAGCAAGTATGGTGCTCCAAAAATTGTTAATGATGGAGTTACTGTGGCCAGAGAG GTTGAATTAGAGGATCCAGTAGAAAACATTGGTGCGAAACTAGTGAGACAAGCTGCTGCCAAAACCAATGACCTGGCTGGGGATGGAACTACAACATCTGTCGTGCTAGCTCAGGGCCTAATTGCTGAAGGTGTTAAG GTGGTTGCTGCTGGTGCAAACCCTGTCCTAATCACCAGAGGAATTGAGAAGACAGCAAAAGCATTAGTAGCTGAGTTGAAGAATATGTCAAAAGAG GTGGAAGACAGTGAACTAGCAGATGTGGCTGCAGTAAGTGCTGGGAACAATTTGGAAGTAGGGAGTATGATTGCTGAAGCCATGAGCAAGGTTGGAAGGAAAGGTGTTGTGACACTAGAGGAGGGTAAAAGTGCTGAAAACAGTCTGCGTGTGGTTGAAGGAATGCAATTTGACCGTGGTTACGTCTCTCCTTACTTTGTTACCGACAGTGAGAAAATGTCAGTTGAATATGAGAACTGTAAG TTGCTACTGGTTGATAAAAAGATCACAAATGCAAGAGATCTTGTTAATGTCCTGGAAGATGCTATCAGAAATGGTTACCCAATTTTAATTATTGCCGAAGATATTGAGCAAGAAGCTTTGGCGACTCTTGTTGTCAATAAGCTTAGAGGTGCCTTAAAGGTCGCTGCACTTAAAGCTCCTGGTTTTGGTGAGCGAAAAAGCCAGTATCTTGATGACATAGCAACCCTTACTGGAG GCACTGTTATTAGGGAGGAACTTGGCCTTACCTTGGACAAGGCTGACAAGGAAGTTCTAGGTCATGCTGCTAAAGTAGTGCTGACTAAGGATGCCACTACAATTGTTGGTGATGGTAGCACTCAGGAAGCAGTCAACAAACGTGTTGCTCAGATTAAAAACCTGATTGAG GCTGCAGATCAAGATTATGAAAAGGAAAAGCTAAATGAAAGAATTGCAAAGTTATCAGGAGGTGTGGCTGTCATACAG GTTGGAGCTCAAACTGAAACTGAATTGAAGGAGAAGAAACTTAGAGTGGAAGATGCTCTCAATGCAACAAAG GCGGCTGTTGAGGAAGGTATTGTTGTTGGAGGAGGGTGCACGCTCCTCAGACTTGCTGCAAAAGTTGATGCAATAAAGGGAACCCTTGCAAATGATGAGGAGAAG GTTGGAGCTGATATTGTCAAAAGAGCATTGAGCTACCCTTTGAAATTAATTGCTAAAAATGCTGGCGTTAATGGAAGTGTTGTCAGTGAGAAG GTGCTGTCAAGTGATGATCCCAAATTTGGATATAATGCTGCAACTGGCAACTATGAAGACTTAATGGCTGCTGGCATCATTGATCCAACAAAG GTGGTGAGGTGTTGTCTAGAACACGCTGCATCTGTGGCTAAGACATTCTTGATGTCAGATTGCGTGGTGGTTGAGATCAAGGAGCCCGAAGCAGCAGTTGCTGGCAACCCAATGGACAACTCAG GATACGGTTACTAG